In Oncorhynchus gorbuscha isolate QuinsamMale2020 ecotype Even-year linkage group LG08, OgorEven_v1.0, whole genome shotgun sequence, one genomic interval encodes:
- the LOC124042138 gene encoding amyloid beta A4 precursor protein-binding family B member 1-interacting protein-like isoform X1 gives MEDIDAMFTDLLGEMDLLTQSLGYETDSSEISSSSSQIENNFSIGFTDLKESLNELEDHDLDALMADLGSDLKETEETLNADKMGHVHTQQHKSGLCTPQQNVQAPIPSSSSLPPEPSEPLPAGEAEAQARADKIKLALEKLKEAKVKKLVVKVMMSDGSSKTLMVNERQTVRDVLDNLFEKTHCDCSMDWSLCETNPELQAERGFEDHEYLVEPLSAWTRDSENKILFLLRPNKYLLFKDPQIFYLWKKHKQFINEIKECHKKLLLKEHFEGPSVIVPDLEGPLYLREDRKKLWKRRYFLLRASGIYYVPKGKTKTSRDLACFLQFDKVNIYTTTDYKQKYKAPTNFCFILKHPQIQKESPYIRFLCCDDEHTLSLWVNSIRVAKYGATLYHNYQKAVRRTLTTTSTLHVTSLPVSSPPTHSTGHIATVRANGHPDQDDLSEPPPDFIPPPPPGWGSGV, from the exons ATGGAGGACATAGACGCCATGTTCACTGACCTGCTGGGAGAGATGGACCTCCTAACACAG AGTCTTGGGTATGAAACGGACTCCTCAGAAATATCATCCAGCAGTTCACAGATAGAAAACAACTTCTCTATTGGGTTCACAGATTTGAAAG AATCTCTAAATGAGCTAGAGGATCACGACCTTGACGCTCTGATGGCTGATCTGGGGTCAGATttgaaggagacagaggagacactgAATGCAGACAAGATGGGACATGTCCACACACAACAGCACAAGTCTGGTCTCTGCACCCCGCAACAAAATGTCCAggcacctatcccctcctcctcctctctccctcctgaacCCTCTGAACCACTGCCAGCG GGAGAGGCAGAAGCACAAGCCAGAGCTGACAAAATCAAGCTGGCTCTGGAGAAGCTAAAAGAAGCCAAAGTTAAGAAG TTGGTGGTCAAAGTGATGATGAGCGATGGCAGCTCCAAGACACTGATGGTGAACGAGAGACAGACGGTGAGGGACGTGCTGGATAATCTGTTTGAGAAGACCCACTGCGACTGCAGCATGGACTGGAGCCTATGTGAGACCAACCCTGAGCTGCAGGCTG AAAGGGGGTTTGAAGACCATGAATATCTGGTGGAGCCTCTTTCAGCATGGACACGAGACAGTGAAAACAAAATCCTTTTCCTTCTGAGACCCAACAAATATCTCCTCTTCAAAGACCCCCAG ATATTCTACCTATGGAAGAAACATAAACAATTTATCAATGAGATAAAAGAATGCCATAAGAAACTTCTGCTAAAG GAACATTTTGAGGGTCCGTCTGTCATCGTCCCAGACCTGGAGGGGCCGCTGTATCTGAGGGAGGACAGGAAGAAATTGTGGAAACGTCGCTACTTCCTGCTCAGAGCTTCTGGGATATACTATGTGCCTAAAGGAAAGACAAAG ACATCCAGGGACCTGGCGTGCTTCCTTCAGTTTGACAAAGTCAACATCTACACCACCACTGATTACAAACAGAAGTACAAAGCACCCACTAACTTCTGCTTCATCCTCAAG CATCCTCAGATCCAGAAGGAGTCCCCGTACATCAGGTTCCTGTGTTGTGACGATGagcacactctctccctctgggtcaaCTCCATCAGAGTAGCCAAG TATGGGGCCACCCTGTATCACAACTATCAGAAGGCAGTGAGGAGAACCTTAACCACCACCTCCACTCTGCAtgtgaccagtctgcctgtctcCAGCCCTCCCACACATTCTACTGGGCACatag CAACAGTGAGGGCCAATGGACATCCTGATCAGGACGACCTCTCTGAACCGCCCCCAGACTTTATACCCCCGCCCCCTCCTGGGTGGGGCTCTGGGGTCTAG
- the LOC124042138 gene encoding amyloid beta A4 precursor protein-binding family B member 1-interacting protein-like isoform X2, whose product MEDIDAMFTDLLGEMDLLTQSLGYETDSSEISSSSSQIENNFSIGFTDLKESLNELEDHDLDALMADLGSDLKETEETLNADKMGHVHTQQHKSGLCTPQQNVQAPIPSSSSLPPEPSEPLPAGEAEAQARADKIKLALEKLKEAKVKKLVVKVMMSDGSSKTLMVNERQTVRDVLDNLFEKTHCDCSMDWSLCETNPELQAERGFEDHEYLVEPLSAWTRDSENKILFLLRPNKYLLFKDPQIFYLWKKHKQFINEIKECHKKLLLKEHFEGPSVIVPDLEGPLYLREDRKKLWKRRYFLLRASGIYYVPKGKTKTSRDLACFLQFDKVNIYTTTDYKQKYKAPTNFCFILKHPQIQKESPYIRFLCCDDEHTLSLWVNSIRVAKYGATLYHNYQKAVRRTLTTTSTLHVTSLPVSSPPTHSTGHIVRANGHPDQDDLSEPPPDFIPPPPPGWGSGV is encoded by the exons ATGGAGGACATAGACGCCATGTTCACTGACCTGCTGGGAGAGATGGACCTCCTAACACAG AGTCTTGGGTATGAAACGGACTCCTCAGAAATATCATCCAGCAGTTCACAGATAGAAAACAACTTCTCTATTGGGTTCACAGATTTGAAAG AATCTCTAAATGAGCTAGAGGATCACGACCTTGACGCTCTGATGGCTGATCTGGGGTCAGATttgaaggagacagaggagacactgAATGCAGACAAGATGGGACATGTCCACACACAACAGCACAAGTCTGGTCTCTGCACCCCGCAACAAAATGTCCAggcacctatcccctcctcctcctctctccctcctgaacCCTCTGAACCACTGCCAGCG GGAGAGGCAGAAGCACAAGCCAGAGCTGACAAAATCAAGCTGGCTCTGGAGAAGCTAAAAGAAGCCAAAGTTAAGAAG TTGGTGGTCAAAGTGATGATGAGCGATGGCAGCTCCAAGACACTGATGGTGAACGAGAGACAGACGGTGAGGGACGTGCTGGATAATCTGTTTGAGAAGACCCACTGCGACTGCAGCATGGACTGGAGCCTATGTGAGACCAACCCTGAGCTGCAGGCTG AAAGGGGGTTTGAAGACCATGAATATCTGGTGGAGCCTCTTTCAGCATGGACACGAGACAGTGAAAACAAAATCCTTTTCCTTCTGAGACCCAACAAATATCTCCTCTTCAAAGACCCCCAG ATATTCTACCTATGGAAGAAACATAAACAATTTATCAATGAGATAAAAGAATGCCATAAGAAACTTCTGCTAAAG GAACATTTTGAGGGTCCGTCTGTCATCGTCCCAGACCTGGAGGGGCCGCTGTATCTGAGGGAGGACAGGAAGAAATTGTGGAAACGTCGCTACTTCCTGCTCAGAGCTTCTGGGATATACTATGTGCCTAAAGGAAAGACAAAG ACATCCAGGGACCTGGCGTGCTTCCTTCAGTTTGACAAAGTCAACATCTACACCACCACTGATTACAAACAGAAGTACAAAGCACCCACTAACTTCTGCTTCATCCTCAAG CATCCTCAGATCCAGAAGGAGTCCCCGTACATCAGGTTCCTGTGTTGTGACGATGagcacactctctccctctgggtcaaCTCCATCAGAGTAGCCAAG TATGGGGCCACCCTGTATCACAACTATCAGAAGGCAGTGAGGAGAACCTTAACCACCACCTCCACTCTGCAtgtgaccagtctgcctgtctcCAGCCCTCCCACACATTCTACTGGGCACatag TGAGGGCCAATGGACATCCTGATCAGGACGACCTCTCTGAACCGCCCCCAGACTTTATACCCCCGCCCCCTCCTGGGTGGGGCTCTGGGGTCTAG